A window from Terriglobia bacterium encodes these proteins:
- a CDS encoding ATP-dependent DNA ligase produces MDLPVKPPIAPMLAKRADELPSAGNWIFEPKWDGFRALIFRDGDEILIQSRDEKSLNRYFPELLEPIRSQFPLRCVLDGEIVIARDGALEFESLQLRIHPAASRVNLLARETPASIVL; encoded by the coding sequence GTGGATCTTCCGGTGAAGCCGCCGATCGCTCCGATGCTTGCCAAACGTGCGGACGAATTGCCGTCTGCGGGCAACTGGATCTTTGAGCCGAAGTGGGATGGTTTCCGCGCGCTGATCTTTCGCGACGGTGACGAGATCCTGATTCAGAGCAGAGATGAAAAATCACTGAATCGATATTTCCCGGAGCTGCTGGAGCCGATCCGCTCACAATTCCCACTCCGATGCGTGCTCGACGGCGAAATCGTTATCGCCAGGGACGGCGCTCTGGAGTTCGAGTCGCTTCAGCTCCGGATTCATCCCGCCGCGTCACGCGTGAACTTGCTGGCGCGGGAGACTCCGGCATCGATCGTTTTATT